Proteins found in one Roseovarius pelagicus genomic segment:
- the mazG gene encoding nucleoside triphosphate pyrophosphohydrolase — protein MPDNALINDPNGGMPRLLEIMRRLRDPESGCPWDIEQNFASIAPYTIEEAYEVADAIDRADWTDLRSELGDLLLQVVFHAQIAQDEEHFSFDDVAQAISDKMVARHPHVFGTESRDKSPEQQTRDWETVKAAERAERAETGTLSGVALGLPALLRAVKLQKRAARVGFDWPHTTQVLDKIAEEMAELQEAAASGDADHTEEEFGDLLFVMANLARHMNIDPEAALRGANAKFTRRFERIEALLAASGKSPQDSDLAEMDALWDHAKSEEKRRPR, from the coding sequence ATGCCCGATAACGCACTCATCAACGACCCCAACGGCGGCATGCCACGGTTGCTGGAAATCATGCGCCGCTTGCGTGACCCTGAATCCGGCTGCCCCTGGGACATCGAACAGAATTTCGCATCCATCGCCCCCTACACGATCGAAGAAGCCTACGAAGTCGCAGACGCAATCGACCGCGCCGACTGGACTGATCTGCGCAGCGAATTAGGCGACCTGCTGCTTCAGGTCGTTTTCCACGCCCAGATCGCGCAGGATGAGGAGCATTTTTCCTTCGACGATGTCGCACAGGCCATCTCGGACAAGATGGTGGCACGTCATCCGCATGTCTTTGGTACCGAAAGCCGCGACAAATCTCCCGAACAACAGACCCGCGATTGGGAAACCGTCAAGGCCGCTGAACGCGCGGAACGCGCCGAGACTGGCACGCTCAGCGGTGTCGCCCTTGGCCTCCCTGCGCTCTTGCGCGCGGTCAAATTGCAAAAGCGCGCGGCGCGGGTCGGGTTCGATTGGCCGCACACGACTCAGGTGCTGGACAAGATCGCCGAGGAAATGGCCGAGCTGCAAGAAGCCGCCGCCAGCGGTGATGCAGATCATACCGAAGAAGAGTTCGGTGACCTGCTCTTTGTCATGGCCAACCTCGCACGACATATGAACATTGATCCGGAGGCCGCGCTGCGCGGTGCAAACGCCAAGTTCACCCGCAGGTTCGAACGGATCGAGGCACTACTGGCCGCATCCGGGAAATCCCCTCAAGACAGCGATCTTGCGGAAATGGATGCGCTCTGGGACCACGCCAAGAGCGAAGAAAAACGCCGGCCCCGCTAG